The Terriglobales bacterium genome segment GGCGAGCTGTTGGGCCACTGCGAGCGTGTCCTTGATAGCGCCCGAACGCTGCATGATGGTGCGGTAGCTTTCCTCCTCCGCGCGGAAGTTGCGCAGCGAGGCTTCGAGGTCGACGTATTGCGCGGTGACGTCCGTGCTCTGGACGCTCTCGCTCTCAACGCGCAGACCGAGCGCGCGCAGGCTGCGCCGCATCGCATCGAGCCGCGCCGCGGGCACGCGGAGGACGACGTTGGCGCTGCGAGCGCTCGATTCCCAGCCGAGCAGCTCCGACTTCTCGATGTACCCGCCGGCCGAGGCCACCAGTTCCTCGATGCGGTCGAGGGTCCTGGCCGGGTCCTCCACCCGCATGTCGAGCGAGACCGTTTGGATGACTTTCCTGAATTCGGCCCTTCCGGCGCTCGGCAGGTCGGCAGCCGCCATTTCTTGTGTCGTGCGCATGCGCCCCAAGGCGAACGAGGAATTGGCTGAATGGCGCGCGCTGAGCAGGTTCGGTACTGAGATGGCGACCAGGACCGCCAGCAAGGCGAGCCCGACAAGAGCTCCGACGAGATAGTTCCGTTTGTGCGGGACAGGGGGATTCACTGCTGCTTGCGGAATGCTTTCCACTTTCTCCTCCGTGCCGGTTTGCGCAGCCGGCCCTGTCTAAGAACGAGGGAGGCAGGGGAATTTGCACGCGAGCGCAGCCAAAAAATGGAGAGGTTGGAGGAGAGGCGCACCGACGGGCGCAGCCTTGGGAGACGGTTGCATTGTAACCCGAAACAAATGCCCGGCCGAGGGCGGCCGGGCGACAACTTCGTTGGGCGCTACAGGATGTAGCGGGAGAGGTCCTGGTCCTTGACGATGTCGGCGAGCATCTTGCGGACGTAGTCACCGTCGACCTTGACGTCTTTTTCCTTCATGTCGGGGGCGTTGAAGCTGATCTCGTCGAGCACGCGCTCCATGATGGTGTGCAGGCGGCGCGCGCCGATGTTCTCGGTGCCTTCGTTCACGCGGAAGGCGAAGCGCGCGATCTCGGAGAGCGCTTCTTCGGTGAACTCCAGCTTCAGGCCTTCGGTCTCGAGCAGCGCGGTCGATTGCTTCACGATGGAGAGCTTGGGCTCGGTGAGGATGCGGACGAAGTCCTCCATGGTGAGCGACTGCAGCTCCACGCGGATGGGGAAGCGGCCCTGGAGCTCGGGGATGAGGTCGCTCGGCTTGGAGACGTGGAACGCGCCGGCGGCGATGAACAGGATGTGGTCGGTGCGCACCATGCCGTAGCGCGTGTTGACGGTGGTGCCTTCGACGATGGGCAGGATGTCGCGCTGCACGCCTTCGCGCGAGACGTCAGGCCCGTGGCCGGATTCGCGGCCGGCGATCTTGTCGATCTCGTCGAGGAAGATGATGCCGGAGTTCTCGGCGCGCTCGACCGCGGTGCGCTGCACCTGGTCCATGTCGATCAGGCGCTGCTCCTCTTCCTGGATGAGGTACTCGAACGCTTCCGAGACCTTCATCTTGCGCTTCTTGGTGCGCTGGCCGAAGAGGTTGGGCAGCATGTCCTTGACGTTGATGTCCATCTCCTCGACGCCCTGGTTGGAGATGATCTCGAAGGCGGGGAAGGATTTTTCGCGGACGTCGAGCTCGACCATGCGGTCGTCGAGCTTGCCCTCCCGCAGTTGCTGGCGGAGCTTCTCGCGGGTGCGCGATTGCGGCTCGACCTGTCCCTCGAGGAACACGGCCGAGGCACCGGTCTCGCCGGCACGCGAGCCGGGCAAGAGCAGGTCGAGCAGGCGCTCCTCGGCGTTGAGCTCGGCCTTGTCCTCGACCTCTTCCAGTTTCTCTTCGCGCACCATGTCGATGGCGATCTCGATGAGGTCGCGGATCATGCTCTCGACGTCGCGGCCCACGTAGCCGACCTCGGTGAACTTCGAGGCTTCCACCTTGAGGAAGGGCGAGCTCGCGAGCTTGGCCAGGCGGCGCGCGATCTCCGTCTTGCCGACGCCGGTGGGGCCGATCATGATGATGTTCTTCGGCATGATCTCTTCGGCGAGCTCGGGCGTGAGCTTCTGGCGGCGCATGCGGTTGCGCAAGGCGATGGCGACGGCGCGCTTCGCGTCCTTCTGCCCGACGACGTACTTGTCGAGCTCGGCGACGATCTCGCGCGGCGTCAGCTCGTCGAGCGTGACGTGCTGCTCTTCGGCGGTGGCGGGCAGGTAGATGGCCATGCTTAGTCCACAGTCCACAGTCCACGGTCCACAGTGGCCGGGCTCAAGAGAGTGTAATAAAAATCAGGCGGCGCCGTTGGTCACGGCGTTCAACTCACAGCTCCTCCACCGTCAGCGTGTCGTTGGTGTAGATGCAGATCTTGCCGGCGATGCGCATGGCCTCTTCGGCGATCTTGCGGGCGGGGAGGTCGGTGTTGTCGAGCAGGGCGCGGGCGGCGGCGAGCGCGTACTGCCCGCCGGAGCCGATGGCCGAGGCGTCGGAGTCGGGCTCGATGACGTCGCCCTGGCCCGAGACCAGGTACATGGATTCCTTGTCGGCGATGAGCAGCAGCGCCTCGAGATGGCGCAGCACCTTGTCAGTGCGCCACTCCTTGGCGAGCTCGACGGCGGCGCGGCCGAGGTTGCCGTGGTACTGGTCGAGCTTGCTCTCGAAGCGGGCGAAGAGCGAGAAGGCGTCGGCGGTGGAGCCGGCGAAGCCGGCGATGATCTTCTCGTTGTGCAACCGGCGGATCTTCTTGGCGGAGTGCTTGATGACGCTGTCGCCGAGCGTGACCTGGCCGTCGGCGGCCATGACGACGCTGCCGTTGCGGCGCACCGCCAGCACGGTGGTGGAGCGGACTAGACGGTTCGTTCGCATGAGGACAATCCGCGATTATATAGGGCTTCCTCCGCTCACGCTCATCCCGCCCTGCGGGACTCGCGTGTCGGTCGGAATGACAGTTCAATCGGGTTGTCATTCCGAGCGAGCGCGAAGCGCGAGTCGAGGAAGCCCTATTGCGGCTCTTCCAGCGTCGGCTCGATGCGGAGCTGGCCGGCGGGCACCGACCACGAGCCTTCCTTCTCGCCACGAAACACGCGCGAGACGCCGCGAACGATGCGCCGCATGGGCAGCTCGCCGGAGTCGTCGGCGAGGAAGAGTTCGCCGACGCGCTGCGTGCGGAAGACCCAGCGCTTGAGCAACGCGAGGTGCTCGACCAGTTCGCTCGCCGGGCCGGCGGCGGGATGCGGCGCGGCGTCGAGCGCGGCGAGGATGCGCGACTCCATCGAGAGGTGCTTGCCCTCGCCCTGGTCCTGCACGGGGAACGGCGTCGGGCCGGCCAGGCGTCCGGCTTCGAGCAGGAAGAACGCGACGCAGCCGCTTTCCGACGACGGCTGGATGATGAGGCCGCGAAGCAGGTCGAGGCGGCGTGCGATCTCGGGGCGCTGGTGCGCGGCGGCGTGGACTTTCTCGAGCCTGGCGTGGAGCGCGGCGGCCTGCTCGAAGGCCAGCTCGGCCGAGGCTTTCTCGCGCTCGGCCTCGAGTTCGCGAGTGAGCGACTCGCCGGCGGTATCGAGGAACCGGCGCACGCGCGCGACCTCTTCCACGTAGGCCTCGTCGGTGCAACCCTGGAAGCAGGGCGCCAGGCACATCTTCATCTCGGAATAAATGCAGCCGGGGAACTGCGGGTCGGGGTTGAGGTCGAAGTCGCAGCGGCGCATCTTGAAGAGGTCGAGCGAGTCGTTGAGGAACTTCTCGGCGGCGGCGCGCGACTGGAACGGCCCGTAGAACTGCGACTTGCCTTTCAGGTTGGTGATGCGGCGCGTGACATAGGCGCGCGGGTAGGGGTTGTCGAGGTTCAGCTTCACCAGCGGTGCGGGGCGCAGCTTCAGCCGGTCGGCGTAGTCCTTGGGGAACTCGCGGCGCAGCGCCTGGTAGAGCGCCCAGCGCGACTCGAAATCGGAGCCGGTGAGCTGGTAGTCGATCGTCCGGACGCGGTCGCGCAGGTTCAGGCGCTTGGACTGGCCTTCGGGCGGAGCAAGCAAGCGCTTGAGGCGGCGGCGCAGGTCGGCGGTCTTCGAGACGTAGGGCTCGCTCCCTTCCTCGCCGCGCAGCGTGAAGACGGCGGGCTTGGCGGGCAGCGCCTCGAAGATGGCGGCGTCGCGCTCGGGCGAGAACTCGATGTGGACGGCTTCCACGGCCTCATTTCACCACGGAGGCACGGAGATCCACGGAGAAATGCGAAAAGAAAAATCTCCGTGTTCTCCGTGTCTCCGTGGTGAAAAAGGGGTTACCGGAAGCTGGCGGACTTCACCTTCACGCGGAAGTCGTCGCCGTGCATCTCGACCAGCTTGCACATCTCGTGCAGGCGGGAGCGCATGCGCTCGGTGATGCGGTCGCCCAGGGTCTCGCGGCGGGCGGCGCGCTCGGCGGCGGAGCGGCCGCGCAGGTCGTGGCTGCCGCTGATGCCGGACTCGGCCTCGTCGGGGAAGTTGGTGGTGAAGAGCGTGGTCTTCTGCGCGTTGTAGCGGCGGTTGATGATGTCGGAGATGGTGTCCCACTTCCAGTCGGTGGGCTTGACGGCGCCGAGCTCGTCGATCAGCAGCACCTCGGTCTCGAACACCGGGCGGAGGATGTCCATCTCGGTCTCGGCGACGGAGGGGTTGAACGAGTTCTGGATGTCCTTGAGCAGCTCGCGGTAGTCGTAGAACAGGCAGCCGATGCTCTTGTCGCGCATGAGCAGCTTCAAGATGCCGACGGCGAGGTGCGTCTTGCCGACGCCGATGTCGCCGACGATCAGCAGGCCCTCGCGATGCACGGGGTACTCTTCGACGAAGCGGCGCGCGGCGAGCAGCCCGGAGGCGAGGGGCTGGCGGCCGAGCGTCTCGAAGTTCTCGAGCTCGCAGTGCTCGTAGCGCGCCGGGATGTGCGCGGCGGCAAGCAGGCGCTCGGCGCGGGCGGCGGTCTGGCAGTCGCAGCGCGCGACCTTGCGGGCGCCACCGTTGGCCACCGGCTTCCAGCCGGTGCCCTGGCAGAGCGGGCAGGTTTGTGGGCTTGCGCTCACGAGAGTGTCTGCTTCGGACTGTACCGCCGCCGGGCGGAGGAAGCAATCGGGTGAATCCGCGAGGCCCTGTGCGATTCGGGGATTTGTTGTGGATGAGGTGGAAAACAGGGCCCAGTGCGGGGATGCATAGGTCCCTTCGCGGGCCGAAGCCCGCTCAGGACAGGTCGTCGGCAGGGGTCGGAAGGCCGCGGCCGAGGGCGGCGCGCCACAGGTTTATACCTTCAGGAGCTCAGGCCGGAGCTGCTGGAAAGGGGCATTCCGGCTGCCAAACCCCGCCCGGGGAGAGGCATCCAAGCAGCCGTAGTCCCGGATTCCAGCGGCGGACGCCGCGGCATGGGGAAAGGGTGCATTGGACATGAAGAAACTGGTGGCAATTCTCATTTTGGCCGGCCTGCTCGCGGTCGCGGGCTGCTCGCAGCGCGAGAACAGCGCCTCGACGGGTGGCGCGGCGGCGCAGGGTGTGGCGCAGGGGCCGAAGGCGGAGGCGATCGACCGCCTCAACGACTCGGCGCAGATCCTCAAAGAGCTCACCGGAGCCCAGGACGCCGAGATCCCGGAGAGCGTGCTGAAAGACGCGAAGTGCGTGGCCATCGTGCCTTCGATGATCAAGGGCGGGTTCGTCTTCGGCGGCCAGCACGGGCGCGGCGTGGCGACTTGCCGCAACGGCAACTCCTGGAGCGCGCCGGCGTTCTTCACGCTGTCGGGCGGAAGCTGGGGCGCGCAGATCGGCGCCGAAGCGGTCGACGTCGTGATGCTGGTCATGAACGACCAAGGCATGAAGGACCTGATGAGCTCGAAGTTCAAGCTGGGCGCGTCGGGTTCGGTCGCGGCCGGACCGGTCGGCCGTGAGGCCTCCGCGAACACCGACATCTCCATGAAGTCGGGCATCCTGACCTACTCGCGTTCGCGCGGGCTGTTCGCGGGCTTGGACCTGAACGGCGCGGTCGTGCAGCAGGACGACGAGTCGCAGGACGCCTTCTATGGGAAGAACGTGAGCTTCGGCTCGATCCTGCAGGGCGCCAAGCCGGTGCCGGCGGACGCGCAGCCGTTCCTGGCCAGCGTGCGGCAGAGCTTCCGCGAAGCCAACGTGCAGGCGGGCGAGAAGCCGTAGCCGGTCAGTCGTTTCAAGCGGCGAGCCTCGGCTCGCCGCTTTTCTTTTGAGGCGCGCTTCCGCCGCGACTACAATCGGCAGCCTCATGACACGCCAGAACATCTCCAGCGGAACTCCGTGGGAGCCGGTGGTCGGATATTCGCGCGCGGTGCGCGTCGGCAACATGGTGTGGGTCTCGGGGACGACCGCGACCGGCAAGGACGGCAAGCTGGTGCGCGGCGACGCCTACCGCC includes the following:
- the hslU gene encoding ATP-dependent protease ATPase subunit HslU yields the protein MAIYLPATAEEQHVTLDELTPREIVAELDKYVVGQKDAKRAVAIALRNRMRRQKLTPELAEEIMPKNIIMIGPTGVGKTEIARRLAKLASSPFLKVEASKFTEVGYVGRDVESMIRDLIEIAIDMVREEKLEEVEDKAELNAEERLLDLLLPGSRAGETGASAVFLEGQVEPQSRTREKLRQQLREGKLDDRMVELDVREKSFPAFEIISNQGVEEMDINVKDMLPNLFGQRTKKRKMKVSEAFEYLIQEEEQRLIDMDQVQRTAVERAENSGIIFLDEIDKIAGRESGHGPDVSREGVQRDILPIVEGTTVNTRYGMVRTDHILFIAAGAFHVSKPSDLIPELQGRFPIRVELQSLTMEDFVRILTEPKLSIVKQSTALLETEGLKLEFTEEALSEIARFAFRVNEGTENIGARRLHTIMERVLDEISFNAPDMKEKDVKVDGDYVRKMLADIVKDQDLSRYIL
- a CDS encoding ATP-binding protein, whose translation is MSASPQTCPLCQGTGWKPVANGGARKVARCDCQTAARAERLLAAAHIPARYEHCELENFETLGRQPLASGLLAARRFVEEYPVHREGLLIVGDIGVGKTHLAVGILKLLMRDKSIGCLFYDYRELLKDIQNSFNPSVAETEMDILRPVFETEVLLIDELGAVKPTDWKWDTISDIINRRYNAQKTTLFTTNFPDEAESGISGSHDLRGRSAAERAARRETLGDRITERMRSRLHEMCKLVEMHGDDFRVKVKSASFR
- a CDS encoding DUF4349 domain-containing protein, with amino-acid sequence MESIPQAAVNPPVPHKRNYLVGALVGLALLAVLVAISVPNLLSARHSANSSFALGRMRTTQEMAAADLPSAGRAEFRKVIQTVSLDMRVEDPARTLDRIEELVASAGGYIEKSELLGWESSARSANVVLRVPAARLDAMRRSLRALGLRVESESVQSTDVTAQYVDLEASLRNFRAEEESYRTIMQRSGAIKDTLAVAQQLADVRGRIERTQAELALLSKRVEMATISVSLRPELPIMERAFRWHPLQVVKESFYDGLEGLAGYADTMIAILFRLPAILLWLGTWLLAGWVAWRLVRWAWRRFFGPAAPAPAAA
- the hslV gene encoding ATP-dependent protease subunit HslV, producing MRTNRLVRSTTVLAVRRNGSVVMAADGQVTLGDSVIKHSAKKIRRLHNEKIIAGFAGSTADAFSLFARFESKLDQYHGNLGRAAVELAKEWRTDKVLRHLEALLLIADKESMYLVSGQGDVIEPDSDASAIGSGGQYALAAARALLDNTDLPARKIAEEAMRIAGKICIYTNDTLTVEEL
- a CDS encoding lipid-binding SYLF domain-containing protein, with the translated sequence MKKLVAILILAGLLAVAGCSQRENSASTGGAAAQGVAQGPKAEAIDRLNDSAQILKELTGAQDAEIPESVLKDAKCVAIVPSMIKGGFVFGGQHGRGVATCRNGNSWSAPAFFTLSGGSWGAQIGAEAVDVVMLVMNDQGMKDLMSSKFKLGASGSVAAGPVGREASANTDISMKSGILTYSRSRGLFAGLDLNGAVVQQDDESQDAFYGKNVSFGSILQGAKPVPADAQPFLASVRQSFREANVQAGEKP